A region of the Streptomyces durocortorensis genome:
TGGTCGGCGAGGGGAAGATCGACCTCGACGCGTTCGTGGACACCTACCTGCCCGGCCTCGTACGCGGGGAGGGCATCGACGGGAACCGCATCACCGTCCGCCAGCTCCTCCAGCACACCAGCGGGCTCCCCGAGTACGGCATCCACCTCGACGACGCCGGGATCAGGAACCGGTACTTCGAGCCCCGCGAGCTGCTCGACCTCGCCCTCGAACACAAGGCCGACGCGGAACCGGGGGAGACCTGGGGGTACAGCAACACCAACTACGTCCTGGCGGGCCTGATCGTCCAGAGGGTCACCGGCCGCCCCCTCGCCGAGGAGATCGACCGGCGCATCATCAAGCGCATCGGGCTGCGCCACACGTACTTCCCCACTCCCGGCGATATGACCATCCGCGAGCGGCACCCGCGTGGCTACCACCGCAGCCCGGAGGACGGACCGCTGCGGGACTTCACGAAGATGGACCCCTCCGCGGGCTGGGCCGCAGGCCAGTTGATCTCCACCAACTCCGACCTCAACCGCTTCTTCACCGCGCTCCTCGCGGGCCGCCTCCTCCCGGCGGCCCAGCTCGCCGAGATGCGTACGACCGTCCCCGCCGGGACCTCCGGCCTCCGCTACGGGCTGGGGCTCACCAGCAGGCCGCTGTCGTGCGGCGGCGTCTACTGGGGCCACGGCGGTGACATCGCGGGGTACGAGACGCGAGGCGGTGTCACCGACGACGGCCGCGCCGCCAGCGTCGCGGTCACCAGCATCCCGACGGACAAGAAGGCCGCACAGCACGTGAACGACGCCGTGGACAAAGCCCTGTGCGGCTGAATGACGCAAACGGTGACCCGGACGACGACCCAACGATTCCTCAGGAGTTGACCTATGCGTGGACAGAAGGGGCGAATACTCCGCTCGACGAGCCGGCAGCACGGCACGCGGCGACAGATCCTGCCCGCCGCAGCCGCGGTGGCCGCCGGCGTCCTGGCCCTGGGTGCCGTGGCGCTGGTTCCGCCCGCCGCCTCCGGTTCCGTCGCCCCGGCTGATGCTGCTGCCAGGCCGGACGCTGTGCAGCGGGCCCTGAACGCGCTGGTGCGCGATGACAGGATGCCTGCCGCGTTGGCGAGCGTGAAGGACCGGAGCGGCCGGGTGCGTACGTATACGGCGGGGGTCGGCGACCTGGCCACCGGCTCGAAGGTGCCCAGGGACGGCCAGGTGCGGATCGGCAGCAACACCAAGTCGTTCACGGCGGTCGTGGTGCTGCAACTGGTCGGCGAGGGGAAGATCGACCTCGACGCGTTCGTGGACACCTACCTGCCCGGTCTCGTACGGGGGGAGGGCATCGACGGGAACCGCATCACCGTCCGCCAGCTCCTCCAGCACACCAGCGGACTCCCCGAGTACAGCAACCACCTCGGGGACGACGTTCGCTACTACGCCCCCCGTGAACTGCTCGCCACAGCACTCCGGCACCCGGCCGAATTCGTCCCCGGGAAGAGCTGGAAGTACAGCAACACCAACTACGTCCTGGCGGGCCTGATCGTCCAGAAGGTCACCGGCCGCCCTCTGGCCGACGAGATCGACCGGCGTGTCGTCCGCCGCGCCGGGTTGCGTCACACCTACTTCCCCGCTCCCGGTGACGCGAGGATCCGAGAGCCTCACCCCCACGGCTACCACCAGGAATCGAAGGAGAGGCCGCTGCGCGACATCACGGAGATGGACCCCTCCTGGGGCTGGGCGGCAGGGCAGATGATCTCCACCAGCACCGACCTGAACCGCTTCTTCGGGGAGCTGCTCTCCGGCCGCCTCCTGCCCCCGGCCCAGCTCGCCCAGATGCGCTCCACCGTCCCAGCCGAAGCGACCTTCGGCCCAGGCGCCCGCTACGGACTTGGACTGGTCAGCAGGCCACTGCCGTGCGGCGGCCTCTCCTGGGGCCACGGCGGTAGCTTCCCGGGGTACGAGACCCGTGGCGGCGCCACCGACGACGGCCGCGCCGCCAACGTCGCTGTCACCATGCAGCTGACCGGCGAGGCGGCCCGGGGACGCCTCGAACGCGCCGTGGACACCGCCTTGTGCCGCTGAATCCCGCCGAGGGCGTTTCGTGTCTGTGGGTACGACGTGATGTCGCCCCCGCAGCCACACCCGCGCACCGCCGCCGCGCTCGACTACCTCAGACGGTCGTGGCGGGACGTGGGCTGCCGTGGAAGACCTGGCTGGTGTGCCAGGAACGGTGGGCGGCGGCGATGGGGCGGACGCCCGGCTGGGGGCCGATGAGCGGTCGGCCGGCGAGCGTGGTGACGTGCTCGCGGGCGGCGGTGCTGTGGCCGACGAAGCTCCGCGAGACCAGGATGCGGTGGCCCTCACCGAGACCGAGTACGCCCTTGTCGAACAGCTTGTGGTGCAGCGAGCACAGGCACAGCCCGTTCTCGACGTCGTCCGGTCCGCCGAACGCCCACCAGCGCACATGGGCGGCCTCAAGCCCGACCGGCACCGCGCCGATCCTGCCGTCGTACCCGCAGAAGGCGCACTGGTACTCGTACGCCGTCAGGACCATCTCCCGCATCCGCCGGTCCCGCTGTCTGCGCGCGGCCGAGAGTTGTCCGGCCTCGGCCTCCTCCAGCTCCAAGCCGACGGCCTCGCACAGCTCGCCGTGGAGGGAGGGCGGGAAGTTCAGATCGAGCAGCACCCGCGCCATCCGGCGGGCAAGGGACGGCTCGCGCCGCAGCGCCGCCCGTAGCTCCGGCGCCAGCCGCCCGGCGGCACCGGTTGCGCGCAGTTCCCTGACCCCGGTCCCGGGGCTGCCCGGCCCGCGCTCGGTGCGCACCTCCCAAACGCCGTCACTCACCAGGTGATGGAACGGGTAGGCGGGAGTCGTCCGCGTACCGGGACCGTATTCGGCGAGCAGTCCCCGCAGGTCCTCCTCCACAGCGCTGTACCGCAGCTCGTCATCGGCGTTCTGCTGGAACCGGCTGAGCGCGTACAGGAACAGCAGTGGCTTGTGCGGAGCCCGCGTCCCGTTCCTCGTCCACTGTCTCAACTGCGCGGCCCGCTCGACCCAGTTCATGGTCGACGATCGTAGTGGCGGCTCGTCGCGGCGCTCGGCCGTGGGCATCGCCCCAGTGGCCGGGCGGTCACCAGGCCGCGATGCGGAGCCCGGTGACCCGGGCACGACGCCGTGGATGCGGGAGAGGGTGAAGCCCCGACCGTCGTCGCGCATAGGGCCCCATCAACGCCGAAGGGCCCCACCGCGAACGGTGGGGCCCTTCGACGTATTGCCCGGTGAGAGCAATGGCGGAGGATACGAGATAACTCGTGAGGGGTTGCCCCCAACACGCTTTCCAAGTCTTCGCCCGGCCGTTCTGGACGATACAAGAACGTCCTGACCTGCAGTTCCGCCGACCCGGATGGGGTTTCTGAACGTTTCTGTACGTCGGTGAATGCAACCAGAACTGCAACCGCGCATCGGCTACTTGCCCGGTTCGGGCCCGTACCACTGCAGTGCCTGACCGGTGACGGCGGCGATGCAGTCGAAGTCACGGTCGCGGTGCAGCAGAGTCAGTCCTTGAAGCTCTGCGGTGGCCGCCACGATGAGGTCAACAGCTCCAGCGCTGCGGTGCTGCCCGCGCTTGGTGAGTACTTCCTGGACCTGCCATGCGCGGTCGTGGGCGCGGTCGTCGACGGGCACCCAGCCGAAGAGTAGCCGTATGTCCTCGATGCCCTTCGCCCGGTCTGCGGCGGACCGGGCACTGTAGAAGAATTCGAGCTCCGTGATGGGGCAGGTCGCGATTAGCCCAGCTGCTGCGGCTTGGTCCCAGCCGTAGTGCTCGGCGTCAGCGCGCAGAAACCGTGCGAGCGCGCTGGTGTCGATCAGGAACTGTGCCGCGTTCACCTGCGGTAGTTCCGCTTATCTTCGAAGAGATCCAGGTCGAAGGCGCCTTCGTCGGCCACTGTCCGCAGCCGCGCGAGCGCGAGCGCGCGCCGTCGGTTCTCCAGAACCTCGCGCAGGGCGGTGTTGACGGTTTCCTTCTTGGTGCTGGTGCCCAGAGCCTTGGCCACGTCGGCGACCAGGCCGTCGTCGAGATCGATCACAGTCCGTGTCATCGATGCACCTCCATAGATATCCGATGTGCTACTGAGTATATCTTGCGAGGTGTCGTATGTGTGAGTCGCAGAGAACGGCGCCTACGGTGAGTCATCGTCCGGTCGGCAATCGGGCAGCATGCGGATCTCGTCGCCCAACTCGGGGGCCGAGATCTCATGACCCCGGGCGAAGCTCTTGAACACTGCAGGCCCGGTGCGTCGATCGACCGAGGAGGGGTAGCAGATCTCTATCTGCTTGCATTGATCGCACAGGAGGCTGGCCACGAGGGGCGCCAGGGCGAGTGGACCCTCTGAACTCAGCACGTAGAGCGTGTCGTTGGCGACAGGCTCGGCCCATGTGAAGGACTGACACTCGAAATCGGGGTGGTCCCCCGTTACGCGCTGCATGACTACTTCAAAGGCTCGTGGTCTCGGCCGATAGCTGCACGAAATGGCGAGAAGCCACGGGGCGCCGCTGAGGAATGCGGCCTTTACCAGGGCCCGTTCGAGCTGCGGTCTGAACTCGACCATGCGTAGAGCGGATTCCTGCGGACTCCGGGGCTTGTCGCCGTGAGATGTGCGGTTGCGTTCGTTCTGTAGGGCCCGGAGGTCTGTGAGGATCCCCGGGGTCTCGCCGTCGTCCTGGAGAGCGTTCCGGAGGCCGGGGATTAGGTCGGGCTGGGTGTCGGCGATCGGTCCGAGGTGCTGGTCGAGCCAATTCGTCCACGTCCCGAACGTGGTGCGCTGGAGGCCGTTTCGCAGTGCAGCCAGCCCCCGCTGCGCTCGATCTCGCTGATCACTGTCGCCGGTGACACGGCCATCAATCTGTCCTCGAAGCAGCGCCGCCCCGGTGACCGTGAGGGTGATGGCGAGAATCTCGGCAGCCTCGAGCATTGCTTCGTACTGGTCCTTCGGGGCGTGTGCCCGTTGGAGTGCTCGCACAGCACGGGCAACGGGATGTGGCAACGATTCCCGGGCGTTCATCAGTGCTTGCGAGGTCCGGGGAGGCTGACTGCCGTCTTCCCGGTGCGCGATGCGGTCCGGGTCAGTCGGCGACGTCTGGGGAGTTGTCACGGGGGTAATCGGGGGCTGTGGGGCGCGCCTGGCGGACAGTGTCGGCCCACCAGGGAGAGGTGGCCGTGCCATTGTTGGTCCAGCGGTTCGGGTGGGCGCCCGTGGTGCCGTGCTGGGTGGCTCCGCCTCATGCTGCTGCCTGCGCCACCGCCATCGGCGGAAGAGCAGCCGAAGCCAAGTTGGGAATATGCCGAACAGTGCGATGAACACGACGATGGCGAGGAGGGTGTCCAGCCATGTCGGTAGAGGGCTCGGTTCTTTACTGCTCGGAATCGAGGCGGCTGCAAGGACCCCCCAGCCGATGGTCATCCAGAACGCCCAGTCCCGGTGCACGGGGCTGTCAAACAGTCTGAGCACCGCGTTGGGCCGCTTCGGCAGGGCAGAAGGCGGAGGTGACGACGGGGCTCTGGCGCCACTGTCCATACACCCATGGTGCCTCCGGACGCCGTCCGAGAACAGCGTCGTAACACTCAGTTGATGCTTTGTGAGCCTTGAGTGACAGGACGGTCCGGCGGCCCCAAGCGGTCGAGGGGCGGCAAGGTTGTGACTCCGGGCGCCTCAGTTCCGTACCGAAGCCCATGTCTCGGGAGGCCGCCGCGCTGCGGGTTTCCTCTTGCTGGGTGCGGAGGCGTCCAGCCGTTCCTCGTTCGCGGCGTCATGGCAGGTCGGGGAGCAATGGCTGTGCCGCGGCAGCGAGGGCGCACGTCGACGCGTCGCTGTCGTGCAGGCGACCCGGCCGAGTCGGAGAACGTTGAAGGGCCCCACCGCAAGCGGTGGGGCCCTTCAACGTATTGCCCGGTGAGAGCAATGGCGGAGGATACGAGATTCGAACTCGTGAGGGGTTGCCCCCAACACGCTTTCCAAGCGTGCGCCCTAGGCCACTAGGCGAATCCTCCGCCGCAAACAATACAAGACGTTGGAGGGTGCTCGCGAACCTGATCCCCGGAGATCGTCCGGAGAGGCTCCGCAGGTCGCTCGGCGGGACGGGCGGCTGGACCGGAGGGGGTGGGGATCGGTTAAGGTGGGCGTCAGCCCCTCACGTGGCGCTATCTGACTGAACTCCCCCAGGGCCGGAAGGCAGCAAGGGTAGGTTGGCTCTGGCGGGTGCGTGGGGGGCCCTTTGTGTTCCCTGGAGGGTGCCCCGTCGTGGCCCCCTGGGGCTGCCCGTCGTGTTCGCTGGGAGTGCCCGCGTGGGCCGTGTGGGGCCGGGTGTCGGTCCGCCCCGATAACCTCGTAGATGTGTCGTCCCTTGCGCTGTACCGCCGCTACCGCCCCGAGTCGTTCGCCGAGGTCATCGGTCAGGAGCATGTCACTGACCCGCTCCAGCAGGCCCTGCGGAACAACCGGGTCAATCACGCGTACCTGTTCAGCGGGCCGCGCGGCTGCGGAAAGACGACCAGTGCGCGCATCCTCGCCCGCTGTCTGAACTGCGAGCAGGGGCCCACGCCCACCCCGTGCGGTGAGTGCCAGTCGTGCCGGGACCTCGCGCGAAACGGGCCGGGGTCCATCGATGTGATCGAGATCGACGCCGCATCGCACGGCGGCGTCGACGATGCTCGTGACCTGCGGGAGAAGGCGTTCTTCGGGCCCGCCTCCAGCCGTTACAAGATCTACATCATCGACGAGGCGCACATGGTCACCCCGGCGGGCTTCAACGCCCTGCTGAAGGTGGTCGAGGAGCCGCCGGAGCACCTCAAGTTCATCTTCGCGACCACCGAGCCCGAGAAGGTCATCGGGACCATCCGCTCGCGTACGCACCACTACCCCTTCCGGCTGGTGCCCCCGGGGACCCTGCGCAGCTATCTCGCGGATGTCTGCGGCCGGGAGAACAGCCCCGTCGAGGACGGCGTGCTGCCGCTCGTCGTGCGGGCCGGGGCCGGGTCCGTGCGTGACTCGATGTCCGTCATGGACCAGCTGCTGGCCGGTGCGGGCGACGACGGTGTGACGTATGCCATGGCCACCTCGCTCCTCGGGTACACGGACGGCTCGCTGCTCGACTCGATCGTGGACGCGTTCGCGGCGGGGGACGGGGCCGCCGCCTTCGAGGTCGTGGACCGGGTGATCGAGGGCGGTAACGATCCGCGTCGCTTCGTCGCGGATCTGCTGGAGCGGCTGCGTGACCTGGTGATCCTGGCCGCCGTGCCGGACGCGGGGGACAAGGGGCTCATCGACGCGCCCGCCGATGTGGTCGAGCGGATGCAGGCCCAGGCGTCCGTGTTCGGCGCCGCCGAGCTGAGCCGTGCCGCCGACCTGGTCAACGACGGGCTCACCGAGATGCGCGGCGCCACCTCCCCCCGCCTCCAGGTGGAGCTGATCTGCGCCCGGGTCCTTCTCCCCGCCGCCTTCGACGACGAGCGGTCGATGCAGGCCCGGCTCGACCGGCTGGAGCGCGGGGCGTCCGCCGCTGCCGCCTCCTTCACCGCCCCGCCCGCCGCCGCGGCGCCCATGGGGTACGTCCCCGGGCCCGAGGCCCACGCCCATGCCCCGGCCCCCGCCGCCCCAGCCGGGCCGGACGCGGCCCGTGCCGCCGTACGGGGCGAGGCGCCCCCTGCGCCCGCCGCGCCTGCGCCCCCCGCCCCTGCGCCCGTCGCCTATGCACCGCCGCCCGCCGCTGAGCCCGCCGCCCCGCAGGCCCCCGCCGAGGTGCCCGCCCCCGCCCAGAGGCCCGGGTCCTGGCCCACCGCCGGCGGCGGGGACCAGGCCCGCCGCCCCGGCGGCTGGCCCACCGCGTCCGCCCCCGGCAGCGGCCCGGCCCCCGCCGCCCCGCCCGCCGCCGGGCCGGCCGCTCCCGCCGCCCCGGCCCCGGCGGCCCCCGCGGCGCCGGTCGCGCCCGAGGGCGGCCAGAGCATGGCCCAAGGCGCCGCCCAGGTGCGGAACATGTGGCCCGACATCCTGGAGGCGGTCAAGAACCGCCGCCGCTTCACCTGGATCCTGCTCAGCCAGAACGCCCAGGTGACCGGCTTCGACGGGACCACCCTCCAGATCGGCTTCCTCAACGCGGGCGCCCGTGACAACTTCGCCAGCAGCGGCAGCGAGGAGGTCCTGAAGCAGGCCCTCGCCGAGCGCTTCAACGCCCAGTGGCGGGTCGAAGCGGTCGTCGAACCCTCCGGTGGCGGTGGGACGCCCCCGCAGCCCGGCGGCGGACGCCCCGCCCCGCAGTACCAGCCCGCCCCCACGGCCCCCGCCGCCCCGCTCGCGTACGAGCCCCGGCCGCAGCACTCCGCCCCCCAGCAGTCCTCGGCCCCGTCCCAGCCGCAGCACGCGCCGCCTCCCCAGCAGACGCCGCCCTCCTCGGCGCCCCCGTCCCCCCAGGGCGGCCGGGACGCCGCGCCGCCCGCCCCGGAGCCGCCGCGTTCCGTGGCCCCCGAGGACGACACCCCGGAGGCCGACGATCCGGATCTCGTCGACTCCGCCCTCTCCGGCCACGACCTGATCGTCCGGGAGCTGGGCGCCACGGTGATCGAGGAGTTCACGAACGAGCAGTGAGCGACCACTGATCGGGCCGGCCCGCTGGGCGGCCCCGCTCCCGTCCGCCCACCGGCTGGCGTCAAGGCTCTGCGGGCCCGGCGGCTAGGCTGCATCCCGTGAAGGTCCTCGTCATCGGCGGCGGCGCCCGCGAACACGCCCTGTGCCGCTCTCTGTCCCTCGACCCCGATGTCACCGCTCTGTACTGCGCCCCCGGCAACGCCGGCATCGCAGAGGTGGCCGAACTGCACCCGGTCGACGCGCTCGACGGTGACGCCGTCGCGCGCCTCGCGGCCGAGCTGGGCGCCGGGCTGGTGGTCGTCGGCCCGGAGGCACCGCTCGTCGCCGGGGTCGCCGACGCCGTGCGCGCGGCGGGCATCCCCTGCTTCGGCCCCTCCGGCGAAGCCGCGCGGCTCGAAGGCTCCAAGGCGTTCGCCAAGGACGTCATGGCGGGCGCCGGTGTGCCCACCGCTCGCAGCTACGTCTGCACCACCCCCGCGGAGATCGACGAGGCCCTCGACGCCTTCGGCGCTCCGTACGTCGTCAAGGACGACGGCCTCGCGGCGGGCAAGGGCGTCGTCGTCACCGAAGACGTCGAGGCGGCCCGCGCCCACGCGCTGTCCTGCGACCGCGTGGTCATCGAGGAGTTCCTCGACGGGCCCGAGGTCAGCCTCTTCGCGATCACCGACGGCACCACGGTGCTGCCGCTCCAGCCCGCCCAGGACTTCAAGCGCGCGCTCGACGGCGACGAGGGCCCGAACACCGGCGGCATGGGCGCCTACTCCCCGCTTCCGTGGGCCGACCCCAAGCTGGTCGACGAGGTTCTCCAGACCGTTCTCCAGCCGACCGTCGACGAGCTGCGCCGCCGGGGTACGCCCTTCTCCGGGCTGCTCTACGCGGGCCTCGCGATCACCTCGCGCGGGGTGCGGGTCATCGAGTTCAACGCCCGCTTCGGCGACCCGGAGACCCAGGTGGTCCTGGCCCGGCTGAAGACCCCGCTGGCCGGTGTCCTGCTCGCCTCCGCCAACGGCACCCTCGACGTCCTCCCGCCGCTGAACTGGCGCGACGACGCCGCCGTCACCGTGGTCATCGCCTCGCACAACTACCCGGACACCCCGCGCACCGGCGACCCGATCGACGGACTCGCCGAGGTCGCGGCGCAGGATGGACCCGACGCGTACGTCCTGCACGCCGGGACCCGCGCCGAGGGCGACGCGATCGTCAGCGCGGGCGGCCGGGTGCTCTCGGTGACCGCGACCGGCAAGGACCTCGCGGCAGCCCGTGAGCGCGCCTACACCGCCCTCGGCCGCATCCGCCTCGACGGTTCCCAGCACCGTACGGACATCGCCCTGAAGGCCGCCCAGGGCTG
Encoded here:
- a CDS encoding serine hydrolase domain-containing protein, which codes for MRLQKRQSPRFSTRQGGRRRAWSAAAAVAAGVLALGAVALVPPAASGSVAPADAAARPDAVQRALNALVRDDRMPAALASVKDRSGRVRTYTAGVGDLATGSKVPRDGQVRIGSNTKSFTAVVVLQLVGEGKIDLDAFVDTYLPGLVRGEGIDGNRITVRQLLQHTSGLPEYGIHLDDAGIRNRYFEPRELLDLALEHKADAEPGETWGYSNTNYVLAGLIVQRVTGRPLAEEIDRRIIKRIGLRHTYFPTPGDMTIRERHPRGYHRSPEDGPLRDFTKMDPSAGWAAGQLISTNSDLNRFFTALLAGRLLPAAQLAEMRTTVPAGTSGLRYGLGLTSRPLSCGGVYWGHGGDIAGYETRGGVTDDGRAASVAVTSIPTDKKAAQHVNDAVDKALCG
- a CDS encoding serine hydrolase domain-containing protein, with amino-acid sequence MRGQKGRILRSTSRQHGTRRQILPAAAAVAAGVLALGAVALVPPAASGSVAPADAAARPDAVQRALNALVRDDRMPAALASVKDRSGRVRTYTAGVGDLATGSKVPRDGQVRIGSNTKSFTAVVVLQLVGEGKIDLDAFVDTYLPGLVRGEGIDGNRITVRQLLQHTSGLPEYSNHLGDDVRYYAPRELLATALRHPAEFVPGKSWKYSNTNYVLAGLIVQKVTGRPLADEIDRRVVRRAGLRHTYFPAPGDARIREPHPHGYHQESKERPLRDITEMDPSWGWAAGQMISTSTDLNRFFGELLSGRLLPPAQLAQMRSTVPAEATFGPGARYGLGLVSRPLPCGGLSWGHGGSFPGYETRGGATDDGRAANVAVTMQLTGEAARGRLERAVDTALCR
- a CDS encoding phosphorothioated DNA-binding restriction endonuclease; protein product: MNWVERAAQLRQWTRNGTRAPHKPLLFLYALSRFQQNADDELRYSAVEEDLRGLLAEYGPGTRTTPAYPFHHLVSDGVWEVRTERGPGSPGTGVRELRATGAAGRLAPELRAALRREPSLARRMARVLLDLNFPPSLHGELCEAVGLELEEAEAGQLSAARRQRDRRMREMVLTAYEYQCAFCGYDGRIGAVPVGLEAAHVRWWAFGGPDDVENGLCLCSLHHKLFDKGVLGLGEGHRILVSRSFVGHSTAAREHVTTLAGRPLIGPQPGVRPIAAAHRSWHTSQVFHGSPRPATTV
- a CDS encoding PIN domain nuclease, with amino-acid sequence MNAAQFLIDTSALARFLRADAEHYGWDQAAAAGLIATCPITELEFFYSARSAADRAKGIEDIRLLFGWVPVDDRAHDRAWQVQEVLTKRGQHRSAGAVDLIVAATAELQGLTLLHRDRDFDCIAAVTGQALQWYGPEPGK
- a CDS encoding type II toxin-antitoxin system VapB family antitoxin — protein: MTRTVIDLDDGLVADVAKALGTSTKKETVNTALREVLENRRRALALARLRTVADEGAFDLDLFEDKRNYRR
- a CDS encoding DNA polymerase III subunit gamma and tau; amino-acid sequence: MSSLALYRRYRPESFAEVIGQEHVTDPLQQALRNNRVNHAYLFSGPRGCGKTTSARILARCLNCEQGPTPTPCGECQSCRDLARNGPGSIDVIEIDAASHGGVDDARDLREKAFFGPASSRYKIYIIDEAHMVTPAGFNALLKVVEEPPEHLKFIFATTEPEKVIGTIRSRTHHYPFRLVPPGTLRSYLADVCGRENSPVEDGVLPLVVRAGAGSVRDSMSVMDQLLAGAGDDGVTYAMATSLLGYTDGSLLDSIVDAFAAGDGAAAFEVVDRVIEGGNDPRRFVADLLERLRDLVILAAVPDAGDKGLIDAPADVVERMQAQASVFGAAELSRAADLVNDGLTEMRGATSPRLQVELICARVLLPAAFDDERSMQARLDRLERGASAAAASFTAPPAAAAPMGYVPGPEAHAHAPAPAAPAGPDAARAAVRGEAPPAPAAPAPPAPAPVAYAPPPAAEPAAPQAPAEVPAPAQRPGSWPTAGGGDQARRPGGWPTASAPGSGPAPAAPPAAGPAAPAAPAPAAPAAPVAPEGGQSMAQGAAQVRNMWPDILEAVKNRRRFTWILLSQNAQVTGFDGTTLQIGFLNAGARDNFASSGSEEVLKQALAERFNAQWRVEAVVEPSGGGGTPPQPGGGRPAPQYQPAPTAPAAPLAYEPRPQHSAPQQSSAPSQPQHAPPPQQTPPSSAPPSPQGGRDAAPPAPEPPRSVAPEDDTPEADDPDLVDSALSGHDLIVRELGATVIEEFTNEQ
- the purD gene encoding phosphoribosylamine--glycine ligase is translated as MKVLVIGGGAREHALCRSLSLDPDVTALYCAPGNAGIAEVAELHPVDALDGDAVARLAAELGAGLVVVGPEAPLVAGVADAVRAAGIPCFGPSGEAARLEGSKAFAKDVMAGAGVPTARSYVCTTPAEIDEALDAFGAPYVVKDDGLAAGKGVVVTEDVEAARAHALSCDRVVIEEFLDGPEVSLFAITDGTTVLPLQPAQDFKRALDGDEGPNTGGMGAYSPLPWADPKLVDEVLQTVLQPTVDELRRRGTPFSGLLYAGLAITSRGVRVIEFNARFGDPETQVVLARLKTPLAGVLLASANGTLDVLPPLNWRDDAAVTVVIASHNYPDTPRTGDPIDGLAEVAAQDGPDAYVLHAGTRAEGDAIVSAGGRVLSVTATGKDLAAARERAYTALGRIRLDGSQHRTDIALKAAQG